The Methanohalophilus portucalensis genome window below encodes:
- the purL gene encoding phosphoribosylformylglycinamidine synthase subunit PurL: MLPEDDLKIIVEKMGRQPNNVEQGCFLNLWSEHCSYRSSAPLLKSFTTSGDRVIIGPGDDAAIVRFGDGWVLALGMESHNHPSYVDPYNGSATGVGGIVRDIISMGARPIALMDPLYFGPLNTPKNLYLFEHIIEGIGGYGNCIGVPVVRGEAFFDERYSGNPLVNVVCVGLAREDQLVTATAQKAGNKIVLIGSTTGRDGLGGASFASRDLSESAEAEDRPSIQIGDPFTEKLLIELSLEAVAEGVVKSCRDLGAAGLAGASSEMASKGDLGIHIIANEVPQREAGMNAFEIMIAESQERILFEVEPENVDYMLQLAEKYDLNGAVIGELTERPYFTVEFEGNTETDIPIHLLTEGAPTFERPSTPFTVKKDPVPAATGNLKQAVLDVLASHNVASKDWIYSQYDHEVQIRTVAKPGGDAAIQRIIGDRGIALSCGCNPRHTYLDPYEGGKGTLAENAMNLAVKGGRGLALVDCLNFGNPEKPDIYWQFKYTINGLADAARDLSIPVVGGNVSLYNESEEHHTAILPTPAIGVVGEVENVSAVPFSEFTGAGQSVILVGITKAELGGSEYYNLRGSPNAGNVPQVPADMAAIVESLITTIRADKVAASHDVSQGGLAAALCEMCGNVGVEVNLSEIAGGMSAEELLFSESHGRALLATDDPDAVSAQLGNIPHVVIGTTGGNSVRITVSNEDIELDLDEIKDARASLTRLMME; encoded by the coding sequence ATGCTACCTGAAGATGACCTGAAGATCATTGTAGAAAAAATGGGACGGCAGCCGAATAATGTGGAGCAGGGTTGTTTTCTCAATCTCTGGAGTGAACATTGCTCCTATCGCTCCAGTGCCCCACTGCTTAAGAGTTTTACAACCAGCGGTGACCGTGTAATCATAGGTCCTGGTGATGATGCTGCAATTGTGCGGTTTGGTGACGGCTGGGTACTTGCCCTGGGTATGGAAAGCCATAATCATCCGTCCTATGTCGATCCCTACAATGGCTCGGCTACAGGCGTGGGAGGCATTGTCCGTGATATCATCTCCATGGGTGCCCGTCCAATTGCCCTTATGGACCCGCTTTATTTCGGCCCCCTGAACACTCCTAAGAACCTGTATCTGTTTGAGCACATTATTGAAGGCATCGGCGGGTATGGTAACTGTATTGGTGTGCCGGTTGTCAGGGGTGAAGCATTTTTTGATGAACGCTACAGTGGCAATCCTCTGGTGAATGTTGTATGTGTGGGGCTTGCCCGGGAGGATCAGCTTGTAACCGCAACTGCCCAAAAGGCAGGTAACAAGATCGTACTTATTGGCTCCACTACCGGACGCGATGGTCTGGGTGGTGCCTCTTTTGCTTCCAGGGATCTGTCTGAAAGTGCCGAAGCAGAGGATCGGCCCAGTATCCAGATTGGTGATCCTTTTACTGAAAAACTTCTTATTGAACTCTCTCTTGAAGCGGTCGCAGAAGGTGTCGTAAAATCATGCCGTGACTTAGGAGCTGCCGGACTTGCAGGTGCTTCCTCTGAAATGGCTTCCAAAGGTGATCTGGGAATTCATATTATTGCGAACGAGGTGCCCCAGCGTGAGGCAGGAATGAATGCCTTTGAGATTATGATAGCAGAGTCTCAGGAGCGTATCCTTTTCGAAGTGGAACCTGAAAATGTGGACTATATGCTCCAGCTTGCCGAAAAATATGATCTCAACGGCGCTGTCATTGGCGAATTGACCGAGAGGCCTTACTTTACAGTTGAATTTGAAGGTAATACTGAGACGGATATCCCAATTCATCTTTTAACAGAAGGTGCGCCAACCTTTGAGCGTCCCTCCACTCCCTTTACAGTCAAAAAAGATCCTGTGCCGGCTGCAACAGGGAACCTGAAACAGGCAGTTCTTGATGTACTTGCATCCCACAATGTGGCTTCAAAGGACTGGATATACAGCCAGTATGATCATGAGGTCCAGATACGTACAGTAGCCAAACCCGGAGGAGATGCTGCTATCCAGCGGATTATCGGTGACAGGGGCATAGCTCTTTCATGTGGCTGCAATCCCAGACATACCTATCTTGACCCTTACGAAGGAGGGAAGGGAACCCTTGCTGAAAATGCAATGAACCTTGCTGTAAAGGGCGGACGTGGCCTGGCCCTGGTGGATTGCCTGAACTTCGGCAACCCGGAAAAACCGGATATCTACTGGCAATTCAAGTACACCATAAATGGACTGGCTGATGCGGCACGTGACCTTTCTATTCCGGTGGTAGGGGGTAATGTTTCCCTGTACAATGAGAGTGAGGAGCATCATACTGCAATCCTGCCAACTCCTGCAATAGGTGTTGTGGGAGAAGTGGAGAATGTTTCTGCGGTCCCATTCTCGGAATTTACAGGGGCAGGCCAGTCTGTCATCCTTGTGGGAATCACAAAAGCAGAACTGGGTGGTTCGGAATACTATAATCTAAGGGGTAGTCCAAATGCAGGCAATGTCCCGCAAGTGCCGGCTGATATGGCGGCAATAGTTGAATCCCTGATCACAACAATCAGGGCCGATAAAGTCGCTGCTTCTCACGATGTTTCTCAGGGTGGGCTTGCAGCTGCTCTCTGTGAGATGTGTGGGAATGTGGGTGTTGAAGTGAACCTTTCTGAGATTGCAGGGGGTATGTCAGCAGAAGAACTCCTCTTCTCCGAATCCCACGGCAGGGCTCTGCTGGCAACAGATGATCCGGATGCAGTCTCTGCACAGCTTGGCAATATCCCGCATGTTGTAATCGGTACTACCGGTGGTAACAGTGTAAGGATTACAGTAAGCAATGAGGACATTGAATTAGATCTGGATGAGATAAAGGATGCCCGTGCTTCGCTAACCAGATTGATGATGGAATAA
- a CDS encoding aminotransferase class V-fold PLP-dependent enzyme, translating into MYDVEDIRADFPVLKDNIYLDNAATTQTPVQAVRAMEDYFFKYAANHGRGAHHLARQTTDHFEDARETIADLLNCPAGNTIFTKNATEGLNLIARGIDWQEGDHIITTLMEHHSDLLPWMELREKGVELTIVEPDNEGHVSVEALEQHIRPSTRLLAVTHISNSFGSIQDAQGICKLARDHNSLCLIDGSQSAGHMPLDLKKMDCDFFVTPGHKGLLGPQGTGVAYIKEPNSIKPLNVGGGAVRSVTITGYELEETPARFESGTPNIPGVIGLGSAVKYVREIGVSDIEKHERQLAKNAAYRLAQIEGVEVYGPQNRGAVVPFNVRGLNPHDVAMILDETRQICLRSGYHCAMPGIDFMKLEGTVRASFALYNTEEEVDALVETVEQITTLA; encoded by the coding sequence ATGTATGATGTAGAAGATATACGTGCAGATTTTCCCGTATTAAAGGATAACATTTATCTGGACAATGCTGCCACCACCCAGACCCCGGTGCAGGCGGTAAGGGCCATGGAAGACTATTTCTTCAAGTATGCGGCAAACCACGGCAGGGGAGCCCATCACCTGGCCCGCCAGACCACTGATCATTTTGAAGATGCCAGAGAAACGATAGCTGATTTGCTGAACTGCCCGGCAGGAAATACCATTTTTACCAAGAATGCAACCGAAGGCCTTAATCTGATAGCCCGGGGCATAGACTGGCAGGAAGGAGACCACATAATAACAACACTGATGGAACATCACTCAGACCTGCTCCCCTGGATGGAACTCAGGGAAAAGGGAGTTGAACTTACCATTGTGGAACCGGATAATGAAGGCCATGTGTCCGTGGAAGCCCTGGAGCAGCATATCCGCCCTTCCACACGTCTTTTGGCGGTTACCCACATATCCAATTCCTTCGGCTCCATACAGGATGCACAAGGCATATGCAAGCTTGCCCGGGACCACAACAGCCTCTGTCTGATAGATGGTTCCCAATCCGCAGGGCACATGCCTCTAGACCTCAAAAAAATGGATTGTGATTTTTTCGTTACCCCTGGACATAAAGGCTTGCTGGGCCCCCAGGGTACCGGTGTGGCATATATCAAAGAACCAAATTCAATCAAGCCCCTCAATGTAGGAGGAGGAGCAGTAAGATCAGTTACAATCACAGGCTACGAACTGGAAGAAACACCTGCCAGGTTTGAATCCGGCACACCCAATATCCCCGGAGTAATCGGACTGGGCAGCGCTGTGAAATATGTTCGTGAAATAGGTGTCAGCGACATAGAGAAACATGAAAGACAACTTGCAAAAAATGCCGCATACAGACTTGCACAAATAGAAGGAGTGGAAGTATACGGCCCTCAAAACAGGGGTGCAGTCGTGCCTTTCAATGTCCGGGGGCTCAATCCTCATGATGTGGCAATGATACTGGATGAAACCCGGCAGATATGCCTGCGCAGCGGTTACCACTGTGCTATGCCGGGGATTGATTTCATGAAACTGGAAGGAACGGTGCGGGCATCCTTTGCCCTGTATAATACCGAAGAAGAAGTTGATGCCCTGGTGGAAACCGTTGAACAGATAACCACCTTGGCCTGA
- a CDS encoding YcaO-related McrA-glycine thioamidation protein, protein MPIINIDPSVKYEGDSQRVLDGEATLEKASAGLDTIGVTRIANITDLDRLGIPVFSGIRPTAADGAISVYSGKGVNPQQARISTIMECYERCLAERNGANADIDENVAADEFMATMEEAAGQHDLIHPEEFLMPQPLDSSSLIEWTEGFDLLSGKEVYVPSNAVYHPYDAPGMSAHLFRSNTNGLASGNVMEEAILHGLLEVIERDALSMAEFNRNPGMELVLTEEDGQAYEMLKAFRDSGVDIRLWVLLHDTPVTTVVAATDDVQLKDPALLVMGAGSHLRPEIAVMRAITEAAQSRVVQIHGAREDTTREDLVRKIGYERMRRMNVYWYEEGVDKISLADMQDISSPTPAGNINTVLSHLEKIARNAIVVDLSRSSINIPVVRVIIPGFEQYTLDRERVGKRIRLVGKRKGPEKEKPWKRRPKV, encoded by the coding sequence ATGCCTATAATAAACATTGATCCTTCTGTAAAGTATGAGGGAGATAGCCAGAGAGTGCTGGATGGTGAAGCAACCCTGGAAAAAGCCAGTGCCGGCCTTGATACAATTGGTGTGACCCGCATTGCCAATATTACTGATCTTGATCGGCTGGGTATCCCTGTGTTTTCAGGCATCCGTCCCACAGCTGCTGATGGTGCCATCTCCGTTTATTCAGGTAAAGGTGTTAATCCGCAGCAGGCCCGCATCTCCACTATAATGGAATGCTACGAACGCTGTCTTGCAGAGCGCAACGGGGCGAATGCGGATATTGACGAAAACGTAGCTGCTGATGAATTCATGGCCACAATGGAAGAAGCTGCCGGCCAGCATGATCTGATCCATCCTGAGGAATTCCTGATGCCGCAACCCCTTGATTCTTCTTCATTGATCGAATGGACAGAAGGGTTTGACCTGCTTTCAGGAAAAGAGGTATACGTGCCTTCCAATGCTGTTTATCATCCCTATGATGCTCCGGGCATGTCTGCCCATCTTTTCCGCAGCAATACCAATGGACTTGCATCGGGTAATGTGATGGAAGAAGCCATACTGCATGGTTTGCTGGAAGTAATTGAAAGGGATGCTTTGAGTATGGCCGAGTTCAACCGCAATCCGGGAATGGAACTTGTGCTAACTGAGGAAGACGGGCAGGCCTACGAGATGCTCAAAGCCTTCAGGGATAGTGGTGTGGATATTCGTCTCTGGGTTTTGCTACATGACACTCCTGTCACAACAGTGGTCGCTGCTACGGATGATGTACAGCTGAAAGATCCAGCCCTGCTGGTAATGGGGGCGGGATCTCATTTAAGGCCGGAGATTGCTGTTATGCGTGCTATTACTGAGGCTGCACAGTCCCGTGTTGTCCAGATCCACGGGGCACGTGAGGATACGACCCGGGAAGACCTGGTCCGTAAGATTGGTTATGAACGTATGAGAAGGATGAACGTTTACTGGTATGAGGAAGGTGTGGATAAGATATCCCTGGCAGATATGCAGGACATCTCTTCCCCAACGCCTGCAGGAAACATCAATACCGTTCTGTCTCATCTGGAAAAAATTGCCCGCAATGCTATTGTTGTGGATTTGAGTCGCAGTTCTATCAATATACCTGTAGTCAGGGTAATAATTCCCGGGTTTGAGCAATACACTCTTGATCGTGAAAGGGTTGGTAAAAGGATTCGTCTGGTAGGTAAAAGAAAAGGTCCTGAAAAAGAAAAACCCTGGAAGCGCAGGCCAAAAGTATGA
- a CDS encoding TfuA-related McrA-glycine thioamidation protein yields the protein MKAIVFAGTSIGLEEAGKLSGATVHGPVKRGDVTQAVKQGYDLIGIIDGIFFHRAAVGHREILEALRKNVTIVGGCSMGALRASEMDRYGMIGVGKIYEWYRDGVIEDDDEVAVATNPDTYESISAPLVNIRCTFLSAMNEGIISSVQEVFLLDIAKATHYSLRSYYGIIKSAREKEVLDGQTASCLLGFCHDTEVDIKRKDALAVLSRIKEFDI from the coding sequence ATGAAAGCAATCGTTTTTGCCGGCACCAGTATAGGCCTGGAAGAAGCAGGAAAACTAAGTGGGGCCACTGTCCACGGCCCTGTTAAACGTGGAGATGTAACACAGGCTGTAAAACAGGGTTATGACTTGATTGGTATCATTGATGGTATTTTTTTCCACAGGGCTGCGGTTGGCCACAGGGAAATACTGGAGGCCCTGCGCAAAAATGTAACAATCGTCGGGGGGTGTAGCATGGGAGCTTTGCGTGCATCCGAAATGGATCGCTACGGCATGATAGGTGTAGGTAAAATCTATGAATGGTACCGTGATGGTGTTATTGAAGATGATGATGAAGTGGCGGTTGCCACAAACCCTGATACCTATGAGTCCATTTCTGCTCCGCTTGTGAATATCCGGTGTACCTTCCTCTCTGCTATGAATGAGGGCATTATTTCCTCCGTTCAGGAAGTTTTCCTTCTGGATATTGCAAAAGCTACCCATTATTCTCTAAGGAGCTACTACGGCATAATAAAAAGTGCCCGGGAGAAAGAAGTGCTGGATGGACAGACAGCCTCATGTCTACTTGGCTTTTGTCATGATACTGAAGTGGATATCAAAAGAAAAGATGCTCTGGCGGTTCTTTCCAGAATAAAGGAGTTTGATATTTAA
- a CDS encoding metal-dependent transcriptional regulator, producing the protein MEKITGLELSPRKIEYLKYIHQRKENVRTNELSAHLKVDPSTTTKTINELAEEGYVNHVPYRGVKLTGKGKDYAAFLIRRHRILSLMLKNYGLSPEEACSEVNRFESFVSLHAIDTICSTMGHPTMGVCGKIEHPHCDV; encoded by the coding sequence ATGGAAAAGATAACAGGGCTTGAGCTTTCCCCGCGTAAAATAGAATATCTCAAATATATTCATCAGAGAAAAGAAAACGTACGCACCAATGAGCTCTCAGCCCACCTTAAGGTAGACCCCTCTACAACAACCAAAACAATCAACGAACTTGCAGAAGAGGGATATGTCAACCATGTACCTTATCGTGGTGTGAAACTTACAGGAAAAGGGAAAGATTATGCTGCTTTTCTGATTCGCAGACACAGGATATTGAGCCTTATGCTCAAAAACTATGGTCTCTCACCTGAAGAAGCCTGCAGCGAGGTGAACCGTTTTGAAAGCTTTGTCTCCCTGCATGCTATCGATACCATATGCAGTACCATGGGTCATCCGACAATGGGAGTGTGTGGCAAAATAGAGCACCCCCACTGTGATGTATAA
- a CDS encoding MgtC/SapB family protein — protein MEIIPTIGLDPFLFDFLEKLILSLMIGIIIGIEREHRRAEHPVFAGVRTYSLAAVTGMLATIAGKTIGNDIIVASAFLIIACSIALIYRTYTMRGKLGMTSALSLFCTFLLGILVANGNYLFAIAGGVAITFLTIEKRPLHSFAQNLSNEDILNSLQFLAVAFILYPLAPDEELWGIVDLKATILIVVLVMFIGFISYISLKRFGAGGGIPYSGLLGGFVSSEATTAALASIAKEKAGLVNAFYIGILLSNLSMFISNLVIALIVDTSGKTTLYMLPPQLLMIVVVIGIFWKNKNITKKMEGTLDIGSPFALKPALRFGAIFLVLQLFATFANEYAGTYGTYVTALGGVASSSAVTASMASLAVKGEISYMLAAETAVIAGIVSTLNKITYIRIAGALELEKKARMTLIMLSLVGIIGLVVWIYADVITIL, from the coding sequence ATGGAAATTATACCCACCATCGGGCTTGATCCTTTTTTATTTGATTTTCTGGAAAAACTCATCCTCTCCCTGATGATAGGTATTATCATCGGGATAGAAAGAGAACATCGAAGAGCAGAACATCCGGTTTTTGCAGGTGTGCGTACATATTCTCTGGCTGCTGTCACAGGCATGCTGGCAACAATTGCAGGAAAAACAATCGGTAATGATATTATAGTTGCCTCAGCCTTTTTGATAATAGCATGTAGTATTGCCCTGATATACCGTACCTACACAATGCGGGGCAAACTGGGCATGACAAGTGCCCTGTCTTTATTCTGCACCTTTCTACTGGGAATTTTGGTAGCAAATGGTAATTACCTGTTTGCTATTGCCGGTGGAGTAGCAATAACTTTCCTGACTATTGAAAAACGCCCGCTCCATTCTTTTGCCCAGAATCTTTCCAATGAAGATATCCTGAACAGCCTGCAGTTCCTTGCCGTGGCTTTCATCCTGTATCCCCTGGCACCTGATGAAGAACTATGGGGTATTGTGGATCTTAAAGCCACAATCCTTATTGTCGTACTTGTGATGTTTATTGGATTTATCAGCTACATTTCCCTCAAACGCTTCGGAGCAGGTGGAGGCATACCCTATTCAGGATTGTTAGGAGGATTTGTGAGCAGTGAAGCCACCACTGCTGCCCTGGCATCGATAGCAAAGGAAAAAGCGGGGCTTGTAAATGCTTTTTACATCGGCATCCTTTTATCCAACCTTTCTATGTTCATTAGTAATCTGGTAATTGCCCTGATTGTAGATACTTCAGGTAAAACTACACTGTATATGCTACCTCCGCAATTATTGATGATAGTAGTAGTAATAGGGATTTTTTGGAAAAACAAGAATATCACAAAGAAGATGGAAGGGACCCTTGACATTGGTTCGCCCTTTGCCCTGAAGCCTGCACTGCGTTTTGGAGCGATCTTTCTGGTATTACAGCTTTTTGCAACCTTTGCCAACGAATACGCGGGAACATACGGAACATATGTAACTGCGCTGGGAGGTGTGGCCAGCAGTTCGGCAGTAACAGCCTCCATGGCATCCCTTGCAGTGAAGGGTGAAATTTCGTACATGCTGGCTGCTGAGACCGCAGTTATTGCCGGTATTGTGAGCACACTCAACAAAATCACCTACATCCGGATTGCAGGTGCTTTGGAACTTGAAAAAAAAGCCCGTATGACATTGATAATGTTATCTCTTGTGGGAATTATCGGGCTTGTTGTATGGATATATGCAGATGTCATAACTATCTTGTGA
- a CDS encoding ferritin family protein: MLSKIPIDLDAVEDENIDKEILRAGIIAELDAINLYEQMAELASTEEIRAVLLDIAKEEKTHVGEFQTMLLEYDDEQGDELEAGRKEVEEEVLK; encoded by the coding sequence ATGTTATCAAAGATACCAATTGACCTTGATGCTGTAGAGGATGAGAACATAGATAAAGAAATCTTAAGGGCTGGCATTATAGCCGAACTTGATGCTATCAACCTCTATGAACAGATGGCCGAACTTGCTTCCACCGAGGAGATCCGGGCAGTGCTGCTAGACATTGCAAAGGAAGAAAAGACCCATGTGGGAGAATTCCAGACCATGCTGCTTGAATACGATGATGAACAGGGTGATGAACTGGAAGCAGGCAGAAAAGAAGTTGAAGAAGAAGTTCTTAAATAA
- a CDS encoding MBL fold metallo-hydrolase, translating to MELTVVYDNNAAEGFHAGWGFACLVRQENTTLLFDTGWNGPALMENLQKVGVKPSDIDILVLSHQHWDHIGGLSAILHNSDALEVYVPGAFSPNLKKEIARHAHLIEVTKSRQVCNGIFTTGQLGNHIKEQSLALQSADGLYIITGCAHPGLGEIIGNAAKMGHVTGVLGGLHDFNDMDTLGQLSYIAAGHCTSHKDEIKRKYPDKFAYIYAGYSLDI from the coding sequence ATGGAACTTACCGTTGTTTATGATAATAATGCAGCCGAAGGTTTTCATGCAGGTTGGGGGTTTGCCTGCCTGGTTCGACAGGAGAATACTACGCTTCTTTTTGATACGGGTTGGAACGGACCCGCCCTGATGGAAAACCTTCAAAAGGTGGGCGTGAAACCCTCTGATATAGACATACTTGTCCTATCCCACCAGCACTGGGACCATATAGGAGGACTCTCTGCAATATTACATAATTCAGATGCCCTGGAAGTGTATGTGCCCGGGGCATTCTCCCCAAATCTCAAAAAGGAAATAGCCAGGCATGCCCATCTTATAGAAGTCACAAAATCACGGCAGGTCTGCAATGGAATTTTTACCACCGGTCAACTGGGAAACCACATAAAAGAACAATCCCTTGCCCTCCAATCTGCGGATGGATTGTATATTATAACTGGATGTGCCCATCCGGGACTGGGGGAAATAATTGGCAACGCTGCAAAAATGGGTCATGTCACAGGTGTACTCGGAGGACTACATGATTTCAATGACATGGACACATTGGGCCAACTTTCATATATAGCAGCCGGACACTGCACATCCCACAAAGATGAAATTAAACGCAAATATCCGGATAAATTTGCATACATTTATGCAGGATACTCCCTAGACATATGA
- a CDS encoding DUF1847 domain-containing protein: MKCATCQEKECRNGKDCSGFAEDIEYTGKDLDCMQVAAAIEGQHYMQKTRLEELILFAKQMGYQKLGIAFCIGLANEAATITRILKKDFEVYSVCCKVCGIPKEKYELEKIHPDKFEVTCNPKGQAILLAKKQTELNIIVGLCMGHDIIFTRNSEAPVTTLIVKDRVLAHNPAGAIYSGYYLRKKFNMED; encoded by the coding sequence ATGAAATGTGCAACCTGTCAGGAGAAGGAATGCCGCAACGGAAAAGATTGCAGTGGTTTTGCAGAGGATATCGAATATACCGGTAAAGACCTCGATTGTATGCAGGTTGCAGCTGCTATCGAAGGGCAACATTATATGCAAAAAACCCGTCTGGAAGAACTTATCCTGTTTGCCAAACAAATGGGTTACCAGAAACTGGGAATTGCTTTTTGTATCGGACTGGCCAATGAAGCCGCAACTATCACCCGAATACTGAAAAAGGATTTCGAGGTTTATTCTGTATGCTGCAAGGTCTGTGGTATCCCAAAGGAAAAGTATGAGCTTGAAAAGATACACCCGGATAAATTTGAGGTTACCTGTAACCCGAAGGGACAGGCCATCTTACTTGCCAAAAAACAAACCGAGTTGAATATCATCGTTGGCCTCTGCATGGGCCATGACATTATATTTACCCGCAACAGTGAAGCCCCTGTAACCACCTTGATCGTCAAGGACAGAGTGCTTGCACATAATCCTGCAGGTGCAATCTATTCTGGCTATTACCTGCGTAAAAAATTCAATATGGAAGATTGA
- a CDS encoding ATP-binding protein, with protein MKQLTVISGKGGTGKTTLTSSFAALAENATIADCDVDAANMHLLLQPEIIKTYDFTALPTAIIHPEQCTECGICVEHCRFGAIKEGFEIDSYICEGCGVCEYVCPADAVTMEYNKCGEAYESKTRFGPLIHAKLGIGEEAGGKLVTLVREIAEEAAPRNNCDTIIIDGPPGTGCSVIAALTGVDIALVVTEPTVAGIHDLKRVIEVTEHFEIPSLVCINKSDINDSKRKEIEIFCTQKGIKIAGEIPYDTTPTKAMVEGKTIVEYTDNSFAKCVIELWEEVKEEMQS; from the coding sequence ATGAAACAACTCACAGTAATCAGTGGCAAAGGTGGCACCGGCAAAACCACCCTCACTTCTTCCTTTGCAGCTCTTGCAGAAAACGCCACCATTGCAGACTGTGATGTCGATGCTGCAAATATGCACCTGCTGCTGCAACCTGAAATAATAAAAACCTATGATTTTACCGCATTACCTACCGCAATCATACACCCTGAACAATGTACAGAATGCGGGATATGTGTTGAACATTGCAGATTCGGGGCAATAAAGGAAGGTTTCGAAATCGATTCATACATATGTGAAGGTTGCGGAGTCTGTGAGTATGTCTGCCCTGCTGATGCAGTGACAATGGAATATAATAAGTGCGGAGAAGCCTATGAATCTAAAACCCGGTTCGGACCGCTCATCCATGCCAAACTTGGAATAGGGGAAGAAGCCGGAGGGAAACTTGTCACACTCGTTCGGGAAATTGCAGAAGAGGCAGCCCCAAGAAATAATTGTGACACAATAATCATAGACGGACCACCGGGTACCGGTTGTTCAGTAATTGCAGCCCTTACAGGTGTGGACATTGCCCTTGTAGTCACCGAACCCACCGTCGCCGGGATACATGATCTTAAAAGAGTGATAGAAGTGACAGAACACTTCGAGATACCATCTCTGGTTTGCATAAACAAATCCGATATAAACGATAGCAAAAGAAAAGAAATAGAAATATTCTGCACTCAGAAAGGGATTAAAATTGCAGGCGAGATCCCCTATGATACAACCCCTACCAAGGCAATGGTGGAGGGAAAAACAATTGTGGAATATACCGACAATTCTTTTGCAAAATGCGTCATAGAATTATGGGAAGAAGTAAAAGAAGAGATGCAATCATGA
- a CDS encoding ATP-binding protein, translating into MKITVASGKGGTGKTTVAVNFFLSVPKTSLLDCDVEEPNSNLFLHNELEKVKEVMIPVPVIDEKKCEHCGKCADFCNYNALAALPQKIMVFSDLCHGCGGCSLVCPNDAISETGRNIGNIERSFSGQFHTGLLNIGEAMASPLIKELKTYAGENTVIMDAPPGTACPMITTVEDTDYCILVTEPTPFGLNDLKLAAEVVREMKIPAGVVINRAGVGDGGVEEYCHQTGLPIIMEIPYDRRIAEAYSEGIPFVETMPQWKEKFLQMFETIKEAVR; encoded by the coding sequence ATGAAAATAACTGTGGCAAGCGGGAAAGGAGGAACTGGAAAAACAACAGTTGCTGTTAATTTCTTCCTTTCCGTTCCGAAAACCAGCCTCCTTGACTGTGATGTAGAGGAGCCAAATTCCAATCTTTTTTTACACAACGAACTTGAAAAAGTAAAAGAAGTTATGATACCAGTTCCTGTAATCGATGAGAAAAAATGCGAGCATTGTGGCAAATGTGCTGATTTTTGCAATTACAATGCACTTGCAGCACTACCACAAAAAATAATGGTCTTTTCTGACCTCTGCCATGGCTGTGGAGGCTGTAGCCTCGTCTGTCCCAATGATGCCATCAGTGAAACAGGACGCAACATAGGGAACATAGAGAGATCTTTTTCAGGACAGTTCCATACAGGACTTCTGAATATAGGAGAAGCAATGGCATCACCCCTGATTAAAGAACTCAAGACCTATGCAGGCGAAAATACAGTAATAATGGACGCTCCCCCGGGCACCGCCTGTCCTATGATCACAACAGTTGAAGATACTGACTATTGCATCCTTGTTACCGAACCCACACCTTTTGGACTCAATGATCTGAAACTAGCAGCGGAAGTTGTCCGGGAAATGAAAATTCCTGCGGGAGTGGTAATCAACCGTGCAGGAGTAGGTGATGGAGGTGTCGAAGAATATTGTCATCAAACCGGCCTACCAATAATAATGGAAATTCCCTATGACCGCAGAATAGCTGAAGCTTATTCAGAAGGCATACCTTTTGTTGAAACAATGCCTCAGTGGAAAGAAAAATTCCTGCAGATGTTTGAAACTATCAAGGAGGCAGTTAGATGA